The Oxalobacteraceae bacterium OTU3CINTB1 genome includes a window with the following:
- a CDS encoding LysR family transcriptional regulator: MEMLKEMAIFAQVVDSGGFSAAARHLGLTTSAVSRHVSRLETYIGGRLLQRTTRSVSPTELGEQVHAACVRMVNTAREIHALAGSYSARPNGVVRISAPVVLGQLWLAPLLPAFLDRYPEVDVRLSLVDRNVDLIEEGIDLAIRISADLAPGLAARPLGPMRYLLVASPQYLAAHGTPATPQELPGHRCNYLGYARFGAAWTMRREGTGGPDIASIRVPSRLTINNSAALMAVVEAGGGIGLVPDFTARAALAQGRAIRILADWTFDQPYAGTVHAVYMPGPHLALKVRAMIDYLVAEGALGA; encoded by the coding sequence ATGGAAATGCTGAAGGAAATGGCGATCTTCGCGCAGGTGGTCGACAGCGGAGGATTCTCGGCCGCCGCGCGCCACCTGGGCCTGACGACGTCGGCCGTCAGCCGCCACGTGTCGCGGCTGGAAACTTATATTGGCGGGCGGCTGTTGCAGCGGACCACGCGTTCGGTGTCGCCGACGGAACTCGGCGAACAGGTGCACGCAGCCTGTGTCCGCATGGTCAACACGGCGCGCGAGATCCACGCGCTGGCCGGCAGCTACAGCGCCCGGCCGAACGGCGTGGTGCGCATCAGCGCGCCGGTGGTGCTGGGTCAGCTGTGGCTGGCGCCCTTGCTGCCGGCGTTTTTGGACCGCTATCCGGAGGTCGATGTCCGCCTGTCGCTGGTGGACCGCAATGTCGATCTGATCGAGGAGGGCATCGACCTGGCGATCCGCATCTCGGCCGACCTGGCGCCGGGGCTGGCCGCGCGGCCGCTGGGGCCGATGCGCTATCTGCTGGTGGCGTCGCCGCAATACCTGGCCGCGCACGGGACCCCGGCGACGCCGCAGGAGTTGCCCGGTCATCGGTGCAATTATCTGGGCTATGCGCGTTTCGGCGCCGCCTGGACCATGCGTCGCGAGGGGACGGGCGGTCCGGACATCGCCAGCATCCGCGTGCCGTCCCGCTTGACGATCAATAACAGCGCGGCGCTGATGGCCGTGGTGGAGGCCGGCGGGGGTATCGGCCTGGTGCCCGACTTCACCGCGCGGGCGGCGCTGGCGCAGGGGCGGGCGATAAGGATATTGGCGGACTGGACGTTCGACCAGCCGTATGCGGGCACCGTGCACGCGGTCTACATGCCCGGCCCGCACCTGGCGCTGAAGGTGCGGGCCATGATCGATTACCTGGTGGCCGAAGGCGCGCTCGGCGCATAG
- a CDS encoding aldo/keto reductase — translation MKQRNLGSQGLTVSAQGLGCMGMSNTYGPADQNEAVATLHRAIDLGVNFFDTAEQYGPYDNEALLGRAFAGRRDEVILATKFGFDIRDGKTVGVTSDPAGIRAKVEGSLRRLNTDYIDLLYQHRIDPLVPIEDVVGVMADLVKEGKVRYLGLSEAGVANIRRAHAVHPISAVQSEYSLWERNLEADVIPALRELGIGLVAFSPLGRGFLAGSAKRAEEYPPSDFRHLDPRLQGENFDRNMQAAAIVRELADARQVTPGQIALAWAMHKGDDIVTIPGTRRRTYLEQNVAAAGITLDAREMGVLDNALKQVAGPRYSQERMAMVDR, via the coding sequence ATGAAACAACGCAATTTAGGTAGCCAAGGTTTGACGGTCTCGGCGCAGGGCCTCGGCTGCATGGGCATGAGCAACACCTACGGCCCTGCTGACCAGAATGAAGCGGTTGCCACCCTGCACCGCGCGATCGATCTCGGCGTCAATTTCTTCGACACGGCCGAGCAATACGGTCCCTACGACAACGAGGCGTTGCTGGGCCGTGCCTTCGCCGGGCGTCGCGACGAGGTCATCCTCGCCACCAAGTTCGGCTTCGACATCCGCGACGGCAAGACTGTCGGCGTCACCAGCGACCCGGCGGGCATCCGCGCCAAGGTCGAAGGCTCGCTGCGCCGGTTGAACACCGACTACATCGATTTGCTGTACCAGCACCGCATCGATCCGCTGGTGCCGATTGAGGATGTGGTGGGCGTGATGGCCGATCTGGTGAAGGAGGGCAAGGTGCGCTATCTGGGGCTGTCCGAGGCGGGGGTGGCCAACATCCGCCGCGCGCACGCGGTGCACCCGATCAGCGCGGTGCAAAGCGAGTATTCGCTGTGGGAGCGCAACCTGGAGGCGGACGTGATTCCGGCGCTGCGCGAGCTGGGCATCGGGCTGGTCGCGTTCAGTCCGCTGGGACGCGGCTTCCTGGCCGGCAGCGCCAAGCGCGCGGAGGAATATCCGCCGAGCGACTTCCGCCATCTGGACCCGCGTCTGCAAGGCGAGAATTTCGACCGCAACATGCAGGCGGCGGCCATCGTGCGCGAGCTGGCCGACGCGCGGCAGGTCACGCCGGGCCAGATCGCGCTGGCGTGGGCGATGCACAAGGGCGACGACATCGTGACGATTCCCGGCACACGCCGCCGCACCTACCTGGAACAGAACGTGGCCGCCGCCGGGATCACGCTCGATGCCCGCGAGATGGGCGTACTCGACAACGCGTTGAAGCAGGTCGCGGGGCCGCGCTACAGTCAGGAGCGCATGGCGATGGTGGACCGGTAA
- a CDS encoding M15 family metallopeptidase: MTSPIHCETIAGHPDFRRLDTIQGIAVDLRYATPDNFVGRDLYSPLDCSFLHKDAAAALERAVAWLAARRPDYKFLVLDALRPQRVQEQLWQALQGTDLLGYIADPARGSIHSFGMALDVTLVDAQGRELDMGTGFDDLSERSHPAKEALLLARGELSVHHIENRRWLRGAMFQAGFVGINSEWWHFDCGDRLLVRRDYARVL; encoded by the coding sequence ATGACGTCTCCCATCCACTGCGAAACGATTGCCGGCCACCCAGATTTCCGTCGTCTCGACACCATCCAGGGCATTGCCGTCGATCTGCGCTACGCCACGCCGGACAACTTTGTCGGCAGGGATCTCTATTCGCCGTTGGATTGCAGCTTCCTGCATAAAGATGCGGCGGCCGCGCTCGAGCGGGCGGTGGCATGGCTGGCGGCGCGCCGTCCGGATTACAAGTTTTTAGTGTTGGACGCCCTGCGCCCGCAACGGGTGCAGGAGCAACTCTGGCAAGCACTGCAGGGCACCGATCTGCTTGGCTACATCGCCGACCCGGCGCGCGGCTCGATCCACTCGTTCGGCATGGCGCTCGATGTCACCTTGGTGGACGCGCAAGGCCGCGAGCTGGACATGGGGACCGGCTTCGACGACTTGAGTGAGCGCTCGCATCCGGCCAAGGAGGCACTGTTGCTGGCGCGGGGCGAGCTGAGCGTGCACCACATCGAAAACCGCCGCTGGCTGCGGGGCGCGATGTTCCAGGCCGGCTTTGTCGGCATCAACAGCGAATGGTGGCATTTCGACTGTGGAGATCGGCTGTTGGTTCGGCGCGATTACGCCCGCGTACTGTAG